One segment of Deinococcus sp. Leaf326 DNA contains the following:
- a CDS encoding lysozyme inhibitor LprI family protein — MSRILWPAAALLPLLALGAPAYAQQSCNSPKGSFDRVYCDAKVLVRADDELNVAYQKLLGRLNAAGQQLLRQGQRAWLAQRNRDCVDVDPQRGSVVFSDCAVEFTTTRLNFLNDRLRECASSGCQVSKLR; from the coding sequence ATGTCCAGAATCCTGTGGCCCGCCGCCGCCCTGCTTCCTCTGCTCGCGCTGGGGGCGCCTGCCTATGCGCAGCAGAGCTGCAACTCTCCGAAAGGGTCCTTCGACCGGGTGTACTGCGACGCCAAAGTGCTCGTGCGTGCCGACGACGAACTCAATGTGGCCTACCAGAAGTTGCTGGGCCGCCTGAACGCCGCCGGGCAGCAGCTTCTGCGCCAGGGCCAACGTGCGTGGCTCGCGCAGCGCAACCGCGACTGTGTGGACGTGGACCCGCAGCGCGGCAGCGTGGTGTTCTCCGACTGCGCGGTGGAGTTCACGACCACGCGCCTGAATTTCCTGAACGACCGCCTGCGTGAGTGTGCCAGCAGCGGCTGTCAGGTGAGCAAACTGCGCTGA
- a CDS encoding DUF805 domain-containing protein, which yields MAGQPDAPRREKSRNAYLNVLRQYAKFGGRARRHAYWPFVLVNALVGFGLARLAGHLSPDIEVQGPSLNVGTVLYWLFMVAIALPTMAVTVRRLHDTGRSGWWLLGYAAFLMACVLSVGTPAGVFSGLLFLFGLIVTPVSLAQRSVLGRNRWGDNPRARDGPVTSVA from the coding sequence CTGGCCGGACAACCGGACGCCCCCCGCAGGGAGAAGAGCAGGAACGCCTATCTGAACGTCCTGCGCCAGTACGCCAAATTCGGGGGTCGTGCCCGCCGCCATGCATACTGGCCCTTCGTGCTCGTCAACGCGTTGGTGGGTTTCGGGCTGGCCCGTCTGGCTGGTCACCTGAGTCCAGACATCGAGGTCCAGGGACCGTCGCTGAACGTCGGCACCGTGCTGTATTGGCTTTTTATGGTAGCGATAGCCCTGCCCACCATGGCCGTGACGGTGCGCCGTTTGCATGACACGGGCCGCAGCGGCTGGTGGTTGCTGGGCTATGCGGCGTTTCTGATGGCCTGCGTCTTGAGCGTGGGAACGCCTGCCGGAGTCTTCTCGGGTCTACTGTTTCTGTTTGGTCTGATCGTAACTCCCGTGAGTCTCGCGCAGAGGAGTGTGCTGGGCCGCAACCGCTGGGGCGACAACCCCAGAGCCAGAGACGGGCCGGTGACGTCTGTGGCCTGA